A genomic window from Massilia sp. METH4 includes:
- a CDS encoding A24 family peptidase: protein MLQDLFLFSPPATVPAAVIAAIFGLLVGSFLNVVIYRMPKMMQRESDNYVASESGLPLPHTDRFNLMVPRSNCTHCGHQIRAIENIPVFSWLVLRGKCSSCGTPISARYPIIEALTAALSAALVWQFGSGWTGLATLLFAYLLIAMTFIDYDTKLLPDDLTYPLLWAGLLVNLNGTFVPLADAVIGAAAGYLVLWAVYWLFKLLTGKEGMGYGDFKLLAALGAWLGWMMLPTIILLSSLVGAVVGICLIVFAKRGRDNPIPFGPYLATAGLIALLFGPEISAFTSGFLGGA, encoded by the coding sequence ATGCTCCAGGATCTCTTTCTTTTCTCGCCTCCCGCCACCGTTCCCGCCGCCGTCATCGCCGCCATCTTCGGCCTGCTGGTCGGCAGCTTCCTGAATGTCGTCATCTACCGCATGCCGAAGATGATGCAGCGCGAGTCCGACAATTACGTTGCCAGCGAATCGGGCTTGCCGCTGCCGCACACGGACCGGTTCAACCTGATGGTGCCGCGGTCAAACTGCACGCATTGCGGGCACCAGATCCGCGCGATCGAGAACATCCCGGTGTTCAGCTGGCTCGTACTACGCGGCAAATGCAGCAGCTGCGGCACGCCGATCTCGGCGCGCTACCCCATCATCGAGGCACTGACGGCGGCGCTCTCCGCCGCGCTGGTGTGGCAGTTCGGCAGCGGCTGGACGGGCCTGGCCACCCTGCTGTTCGCCTACCTGCTCATCGCGATGACCTTCATCGACTACGACACCAAGCTGTTGCCGGACGATCTCACCTACCCGCTGCTGTGGGCCGGCCTGCTCGTGAACCTGAACGGCACCTTCGTGCCGTTGGCGGACGCGGTGATCGGCGCGGCGGCCGGCTACCTGGTGCTGTGGGCCGTCTACTGGCTGTTCAAGCTGTTGACCGGGAAGGAAGGCATGGGCTACGGCGACTTCAAGCTGCTGGCCGCGCTGGGCGCGTGGCTGGGCTGGATGATGCTGCCGACGATTATCCTGCTGTCCTCCCTGGTGGGCGCCGTGGTCGGCATCTGCCTGATCGTGTTCGCGAAACGGGGCCGCGACAATCCGATCCCGTTCGGGCCCTACCTGGCCACGGCTGGCCTGATCGCGCTGCTGTTCGGGCCGGAGATCTCCGCCTTCACGAGCGGCTTCCTGGGCGGCGCATGA
- the coaE gene encoding dephospho-CoA kinase (Dephospho-CoA kinase (CoaE) performs the final step in coenzyme A biosynthesis.) has product MSDVKRRFTVGLTGGIGSGKSAVARLFAQRGVDIVDTDQIARNLTGPHGAAMPALLAEFGADFADAQGALDRARMRALVFTVPDAKRRLEGILHPMIRDAVFAESLLGTGPYVIFDIPLLVESGTWKERVGRVLVVDCPEEVQLARVVARNGLPQAQVRAIMAAQVPRQVRLAAADDVIDNGGALDALAPQVDRLHAIYLTMAEEEVRNN; this is encoded by the coding sequence ATGAGCGATGTGAAGCGGCGTTTTACTGTCGGGCTGACGGGCGGCATCGGCAGCGGCAAGAGCGCGGTCGCCCGGCTGTTCGCCCAGCGGGGCGTAGACATCGTGGACACCGACCAGATCGCCCGCAACCTCACGGGCCCGCACGGCGCCGCGATGCCGGCGCTGCTGGCCGAGTTCGGCGCCGACTTTGCCGACGCGCAGGGCGCCCTCGACCGCGCCAGGATGCGCGCGCTCGTGTTCACGGTGCCGGATGCGAAGCGCCGCCTGGAAGGCATCCTGCACCCCATGATCCGCGATGCCGTGTTCGCCGAAAGCCTGCTGGGCACGGGGCCCTACGTGATCTTCGACATTCCGCTGCTCGTCGAGTCGGGCACGTGGAAGGAGCGCGTGGGGCGTGTGCTCGTCGTGGATTGCCCGGAAGAGGTGCAGCTCGCGCGGGTGGTGGCGCGCAACGGCCTGCCGCAAGCCCAGGTGCGCGCGATCATGGCCGCGCAGGTACCGCGGCAGGTGCGGCTCGCGGCCGCCGACGATGTCATCGACAACGGCGGCGCGCTCGACGCGCTGGCTCCTCAGGTGGACCGCTTGCATGCAATTTACTTAACGATGGCTGAAGAAGAAGTCAGAAACAATTAA
- the yacG gene encoding DNA gyrase inhibitor YacG, with protein MPTVVDCPTCGKKVEWSEKNKYRPFCSERCKQIDLGAWAEEKYTIPGNVPTDPLEEDKQ; from the coding sequence ATGCCAACCGTTGTCGACTGCCCCACCTGCGGCAAGAAAGTGGAGTGGAGCGAGAAAAACAAGTACCGCCCCTTCTGTTCCGAACGCTGCAAGCAAATCGACCTGGGCGCCTGGGCCGAGGAAAAATATACGATCCCCGGCAACGTTCCTACCGACCCGCTCGAAGAAGACAAGCAGTAG
- the mutT gene encoding 8-oxo-dGTP diphosphatase MutT produces MTEVKKPIDVAVGILMKPNGDVLLGQRPAGKPYAGYWEFPGGKVDPGETIFQALQREFMEELGIEVISAEEWCGVEHVYEHAHVRLHFFISREWRGEPQSLEGQAFAWQGEVGVEPLLPATIPLLQWIDRC; encoded by the coding sequence ATGACGGAAGTAAAGAAGCCGATCGACGTGGCGGTCGGCATCCTGATGAAACCGAACGGCGACGTGCTGCTGGGCCAGCGCCCGGCGGGCAAGCCGTACGCGGGCTACTGGGAATTCCCCGGCGGGAAAGTGGACCCGGGCGAGACCATTTTCCAGGCGCTGCAACGCGAGTTCATGGAAGAGCTGGGCATCGAGGTGATCAGCGCCGAAGAGTGGTGCGGCGTGGAGCACGTGTACGAACACGCGCACGTGCGGCTGCACTTCTTCATCAGCCGCGAATGGCGCGGCGAACCGCAAAGCCTCGAGGGCCAGGCCTTCGCATGGCAGGGAGAAGTCGGTGTGGAACCTTTACTGCCTGCCACGATCCCTTTGCTCCAGTGGATCGACCGTTGCTGA
- the secA gene encoding preprotein translocase subunit SecA, translating into MSLLTAIFGSRNQRLLKQYQKTVKAINALEPEYEKLSDAELQAKTPAFKERVANGEALDDLLVEAFAVCREASKRVFKMRHFDVQLLGGMVLHYGKIAEMRTGEGKTLTATLPAYLNALSGKGVHIVTVNDYLAQRDAETMGKLYRWLGLTTGVNLGQMEHSIKQQAYAADITYGTNNEFGFDYLRDNMVFDIRDRVQRGLNYAIVDEVDSILIDEARTPLIISGQAENHTDLYHKINEVPKLLTLQIGEDKPDGKGKVEVPGDYTKDEKSHQVLLTEAGHEKAEAILTKMGLLPEGASLYDSANITLVHHLYAALRAHALYHKDQHYVVQNGEVVIVDEFTGRMMTGRRWSDGLHQAVEAKEGVKIQNENQTLASITFQNYFRMYGKLAGMTGTADTEAFEFQEIYGLETVVIPPNRPSQRKDRQDQVYKSAQEKYQAMVTDIRDCYERGQPVLVGTTSIENSELLASILDKAKLPHNVLNAKQHAREAEIIAQAGSPKAITIATNMAGRGTDIVLGGNVEKQIQFVEADPNLSDAEKAAQAQKLRDGWQALHEQVVAAGGLHIIGTERHESRRVDNQLRGRSGRQGDPGSSRFYLSLDDPLLRIFAGDRVRAIMDRLKMPEGEPIEAGIVTRSIESAQRKVEARNFDIRKQLLEYDDVANDQRKVIYQQRNELLEATEISEMIQNLRHGVFTELVRQYVPQESVEEQWDVPALQATLAAEWQINLPLTEMLEKESNLTDEDLVERVLAAADEQYNAKIAIVGKEAFGGFERSVMLQSVDSHWREHLAALDHLRQGIHLRGYAQKNPKQEYKREAFELFAQMLDLIKNEVVRQVMTVRIQSREEVEAAEAALAATHVENVHYQHADFNPNAAPEELLAPTAQPAGMPEATVQIGPKVGRNDPCPCGSGKKYKACHGKLA; encoded by the coding sequence ATGTCCTTACTGACCGCGATTTTCGGCAGCCGTAACCAACGGCTGCTCAAGCAATACCAAAAAACCGTCAAAGCGATCAACGCTCTCGAACCCGAGTACGAAAAGCTCTCGGACGCCGAATTGCAGGCGAAAACGCCCGCCTTCAAGGAACGCGTCGCGAACGGCGAGGCGTTGGACGATCTGCTGGTCGAAGCCTTCGCGGTGTGCCGCGAAGCCTCGAAGCGCGTCTTCAAGATGCGCCATTTCGACGTGCAGCTGCTTGGCGGCATGGTGCTGCATTACGGGAAAATCGCCGAGATGCGCACCGGCGAGGGCAAGACGCTGACGGCAACCTTGCCGGCCTACCTGAACGCGCTGTCCGGCAAGGGCGTGCACATCGTGACCGTCAACGATTACCTGGCCCAGCGCGACGCCGAGACGATGGGCAAGCTGTACCGCTGGCTGGGCCTGACCACGGGCGTCAACCTGGGGCAGATGGAGCATTCGATCAAGCAGCAGGCCTACGCGGCCGACATCACTTACGGCACCAACAACGAGTTCGGCTTCGACTACCTGCGCGACAACATGGTGTTCGATATCCGCGATCGCGTGCAGCGCGGCCTGAACTACGCGATCGTCGACGAAGTGGACTCGATCCTGATCGACGAAGCGCGCACCCCGCTCATCATTTCCGGCCAGGCCGAGAACCATACGGACCTGTACCACAAGATCAATGAAGTGCCCAAGCTGCTGACGCTGCAGATCGGCGAGGACAAGCCGGACGGCAAGGGCAAGGTCGAAGTGCCGGGCGACTACACGAAGGACGAGAAGTCGCACCAGGTGCTGCTGACGGAAGCCGGCCATGAAAAGGCCGAGGCCATCCTCACGAAGATGGGCCTGCTGCCGGAAGGCGCCTCGCTGTACGACTCCGCCAACATCACGCTGGTGCACCACCTGTATGCCGCGCTGCGCGCGCACGCGCTGTACCACAAGGACCAGCACTACGTGGTGCAGAACGGCGAAGTGGTGATCGTCGACGAATTCACGGGCCGCATGATGACGGGCCGCCGCTGGTCCGACGGCCTGCACCAGGCCGTGGAAGCGAAGGAAGGCGTGAAGATCCAGAACGAGAACCAGACGCTGGCCTCGATCACGTTCCAGAACTACTTCCGCATGTACGGCAAGCTGGCCGGCATGACCGGTACCGCCGATACGGAAGCATTCGAATTCCAGGAAATCTACGGCCTCGAGACCGTGGTGATCCCGCCGAACCGCCCGTCCCAGCGCAAGGACCGCCAGGACCAGGTATACAAGTCGGCGCAGGAAAAATACCAGGCGATGGTGACCGACATCCGCGACTGCTACGAGCGCGGCCAGCCGGTGCTGGTGGGTACCACGTCGATCGAGAACTCCGAGCTGCTGGCATCGATCCTCGACAAGGCCAAGCTGCCGCACAACGTGCTGAACGCGAAACAGCACGCCCGCGAAGCGGAAATCATCGCCCAGGCGGGATCGCCGAAGGCGATCACGATCGCCACCAACATGGCGGGCCGTGGTACCGATATCGTCCTGGGCGGCAATGTCGAGAAGCAGATCCAGTTCGTGGAGGCGGACCCGAACCTCTCCGACGCGGAAAAGGCGGCCCAGGCGCAGAAACTGCGCGACGGCTGGCAGGCGCTGCACGAGCAGGTGGTGGCGGCCGGCGGCCTGCACATCATCGGCACCGAGCGCCATGAATCGCGCCGGGTGGACAACCAGCTGCGTGGCCGTTCCGGCCGCCAGGGCGACCCGGGCTCCTCGCGCTTCTACCTGTCGCTGGACGATCCGCTGCTGCGCATCTTCGCCGGCGACCGCGTGCGCGCGATCATGGACCGCCTGAAGATGCCGGAAGGCGAGCCGATCGAGGCGGGCATCGTCACCCGCTCGATCGAATCGGCGCAGCGCAAGGTCGAGGCCCGCAACTTCGACATCCGCAAGCAGCTGCTCGAATACGACGACGTGGCCAACGACCAGCGCAAGGTGATCTACCAGCAGCGTAACGAGCTGCTGGAAGCGACCGAGATTTCGGAAATGATCCAGAACCTGCGCCACGGCGTGTTCACCGAGCTGGTGCGCCAGTACGTGCCGCAGGAATCCGTCGAAGAGCAGTGGGATGTGCCGGCCCTGCAGGCCACGCTGGCCGCCGAGTGGCAGATCAACCTGCCGCTGACGGAGATGCTGGAGAAGGAATCGAACCTCACCGACGAAGACCTGGTCGAGCGCGTGCTCGCCGCGGCGGACGAGCAATACAACGCCAAGATCGCCATCGTCGGCAAGGAAGCGTTCGGCGGCTTCGAGCGCAGCGTGATGCTGCAAAGCGTGGACAGCCACTGGCGCGAACACCTGGCCGCGCTGGATCACCTGCGCCAGGGCATTCACCTGCGCGGCTACGCGCAGAAGAACCCGAAGCAGGAATACAAGCGCGAGGCGTTCGAACTGTTCGCCCAGATGCTGGACCTGATCAAGAACGAGGTGGTGCGCCAGGTGATGACGGTGCGCATCCAGTCGCGCGAGGAAGTCGAAGCGGCCGAAGCCGCGCTGGCCGCCACGCACGTGGAGAACGTCCACTACCAGCACGCCGACTTCAACCCGAACGCGGCGCCGGAAGAACTGCTGGCACCGACCGCCCAGCCGGCCGGCATGCCGGAAGCGACGGTGCAGATCGGGCCGAAGGTCGGCCGCAACGATCCGTGCCCATGCGGCAGCGGCAAAAAGTACAAGGCTTGCCACGGCAAGCTGGCTTGA
- a CDS encoding ATP-binding protein, with product MAGLEEFLQRAESVLARVEALLPPAVPAPDWNAAFAFRWRKRGGGFGGYSAGWLQPVAHASKITLDDLHNVANQKAAIEQNTRQFVEGRPANNVLLTGARGTGKSSLIKACLNGFADRGLRLIEVDKADLADLPDIIDLVAGRPERFVVFCDDLSFEEGESGYKALKVALDGSVTAQSDNVLIYATSNRRHLLPERMSDNTSYRHDEDGDLHPGETVEEKISLSERFGLWLSFYPFKQDDYLAIVAHWLSTFGCTPAQIEEARGDALRWALQRGSRSGRVAWQFARDHAGKMSGTPA from the coding sequence ATGGCGGGCCTGGAAGAATTCCTGCAGCGGGCCGAAAGCGTGCTGGCCCGCGTGGAAGCATTGCTGCCGCCGGCCGTGCCGGCGCCGGACTGGAACGCGGCATTCGCTTTCCGCTGGCGCAAGCGCGGCGGCGGCTTCGGTGGCTACAGCGCCGGTTGGCTGCAACCGGTCGCTCACGCATCGAAGATCACGCTGGACGATTTGCATAACGTGGCGAACCAGAAGGCCGCGATCGAGCAGAACACGCGGCAGTTCGTGGAAGGCCGCCCGGCCAACAACGTGCTGCTGACGGGCGCGCGCGGCACGGGAAAATCGTCGCTGATCAAGGCTTGCCTGAACGGCTTCGCCGACCGTGGGCTGCGGCTGATCGAGGTGGACAAGGCCGATCTCGCCGACCTGCCCGACATCATCGACCTGGTGGCGGGCCGCCCCGAGCGCTTCGTGGTGTTCTGCGACGACCTGTCGTTCGAGGAGGGCGAGAGCGGCTACAAGGCACTGAAAGTGGCGCTGGACGGTTCCGTCACCGCGCAGTCGGACAATGTGCTCATCTACGCCACGTCGAACCGCCGGCACCTGCTGCCCGAGCGCATGTCCGACAACACCAGCTATCGCCACGACGAGGATGGCGACCTGCATCCGGGCGAAACGGTCGAGGAAAAGATTTCGCTGTCCGAGCGCTTCGGGCTGTGGCTGTCGTTCTACCCGTTCAAGCAGGACGATTACCTGGCCATCGTGGCGCACTGGCTGTCCACCTTCGGCTGCACGCCGGCGCAGATCGAGGAAGCGCGCGGCGACGCGCTGCGCTGGGCGCTGCAACGCGGGTCCCGCTCGGGCCGCGTGGCATGGCAGTTCGCCCGCGACCACGCCGGCAAGATGAGCGGAACTCCGGCATGA
- the argJ gene encoding bifunctional glutamate N-acetyltransferase/amino-acid acetyltransferase ArgJ, giving the protein MAVNSPIPVAADLKPVAGIEIGYAQAGIKKPNRKDVLVMKLAEGATVSGVFTLNRFCAAPVQISKENLTAVKAGGKPIRALLVNTGNANAGTGEAGMANARATCEALAAELGIDAQQVLPFSTGVILEPLPVAKIKAGLPAAVQNLKADNWFNAAEAIMTTDTQPKAGSRTVTIAGHTVTLTGISKGAGMIKPNMATMLGYLAFDAKVAQPVLDVLVKEAADKSFNCITIDGDTSTNDSFMLVATGAGTLEVNSVDSPEYRELAAAVTELSVFLAQAIIRDGEGATKFITITVEEGNSTEECRKIAYSIGHSPLVKTAFFASDPNLGRILAAIGYAGVDDLDVSKINLWLDDVWVAKDGGRNPDYKEEDGQRVMKQSEITVRVKLARGDAAATVYTCDLSHDYVSINADYRS; this is encoded by the coding sequence ATGGCCGTCAATTCCCCCATTCCTGTCGCCGCTGACCTGAAACCCGTCGCCGGTATCGAAATCGGCTACGCCCAAGCCGGGATCAAGAAACCGAACCGCAAGGATGTGCTGGTGATGAAGCTGGCCGAGGGGGCCACGGTGTCCGGCGTGTTCACGCTGAACCGTTTCTGCGCGGCACCCGTGCAAATCTCCAAGGAAAACCTCACCGCCGTGAAGGCCGGCGGCAAGCCGATTCGCGCGCTGCTCGTCAACACGGGCAATGCCAATGCCGGTACCGGCGAGGCCGGCATGGCCAACGCCCGCGCCACTTGCGAGGCGCTGGCGGCCGAACTCGGCATCGACGCCCAGCAGGTGCTGCCGTTCTCCACCGGCGTGATCCTTGAACCGCTGCCGGTCGCGAAGATCAAGGCCGGCCTGCCCGCCGCCGTACAGAACCTGAAGGCCGACAACTGGTTCAACGCGGCCGAAGCGATCATGACGACCGATACGCAGCCGAAGGCAGGCTCGCGCACCGTCACCATTGCCGGCCACACGGTCACGCTGACCGGCATCAGCAAGGGCGCCGGCATGATCAAGCCGAACATGGCCACGATGCTGGGCTACCTGGCATTCGATGCCAAGGTGGCCCAGCCGGTGCTGGACGTGCTGGTGAAGGAAGCGGCCGACAAGTCGTTCAACTGCATCACGATCGATGGCGACACCTCGACCAACGACTCGTTCATGCTGGTCGCCACCGGCGCGGGCACGCTGGAAGTGAACTCGGTGGACTCGCCGGAATACCGCGAGCTGGCGGCTGCCGTTACGGAACTGTCCGTGTTCCTGGCCCAGGCCATCATCCGTGACGGCGAGGGCGCCACGAAGTTCATCACCATCACGGTGGAAGAGGGCAATTCCACGGAGGAGTGCCGCAAGATCGCCTACTCGATCGGCCACTCGCCGCTGGTGAAGACGGCGTTCTTCGCCTCCGACCCGAACCTGGGCCGCATCCTGGCCGCCATCGGCTACGCCGGCGTGGACGACCTGGACGTATCGAAGATCAACCTGTGGCTGGACGACGTGTGGGTGGCCAAGGACGGCGGGCGCAACCCGGACTACAAGGAAGAAGACGGCCAGCGCGTGATGAAGCAGAGCGAGATCACGGTGCGCGTAAAGCTGGCGCGCGGCGATGCTGCCGCCACCGTGTATACCTGCGACCTGTCGCACGACTACGTGTCGATCAACGCGGATTATCGTTCCTGA
- the zapD gene encoding cell division protein ZapD yields the protein MIVYEYPFTERIRTLLRLEDLYEKFKFFLNQEHPLQHHVALATIFDMLEVAGRADLKSDLLQEIERQKQTLLGYRSNPAVQTEMLDAILEELDSVSAALVASQGKTGQNVRENEWLMSIRGRTIIPGGACEFDLPSYYAWQQRPFEQRYADIANWFGPLVPLFDALGLVLRLLRNSGAPKKMIANAGSYQQMLQGKVYQMLRLTVDESLGAIPEISANKYMLWVRFTTQGGDCKPKPLEDDVPFELTLCNF from the coding sequence TTGATCGTTTATGAATATCCTTTCACCGAGCGCATTCGCACGCTGTTGCGCCTGGAGGACCTGTACGAGAAGTTCAAGTTTTTCCTGAACCAGGAACACCCGCTGCAGCACCATGTGGCGCTCGCCACGATCTTCGACATGCTCGAAGTGGCTGGCCGCGCCGACTTGAAATCGGACCTGCTGCAGGAAATCGAGCGCCAGAAGCAGACCTTGCTGGGCTACCGATCCAACCCCGCCGTGCAAACCGAGATGCTCGACGCGATCCTCGAGGAGCTCGACAGCGTGTCGGCCGCGCTGGTCGCGTCGCAGGGCAAGACGGGCCAGAACGTGCGCGAGAATGAATGGCTGATGAGCATTCGCGGCCGCACGATCATTCCCGGCGGCGCCTGCGAATTCGACCTGCCCTCGTATTACGCCTGGCAGCAGCGCCCGTTCGAGCAGCGCTATGCCGACATCGCCAACTGGTTCGGCCCGCTCGTGCCCCTGTTCGACGCGCTGGGCCTCGTGCTGCGCCTGCTGCGCAATTCCGGCGCGCCGAAGAAGATGATCGCCAATGCCGGCAGCTACCAGCAGATGCTGCAGGGTAAGGTGTACCAGATGCTGCGGCTGACCGTCGACGAATCGCTGGGTGCAATCCCGGAAATCTCGGCCAACAAATACATGCTGTGGGTACGCTTCACCACGCAAGGCGGCGACTGCAAGCCCAAGCCGCTGGAAGACGACGTGCCCTTCGAACTGACCCTCTGTAATTTCTGA
- a CDS encoding LacI family DNA-binding transcriptional regulator — MAKARQDDSTSDSTSDSAQRRLQMADIARLAGVSTATVSRALNNSPLVNAETRGRILELAASLKYSINIGAQNLRLKQNRTVSVLIPFDRKSHQNLTDPFLLTMLGSLADALTEQGFDMLFSRIPIEELGAAASAPYDSGRVVGIILVGQWGRHEELNELAARKVPVVVWGAQLPRQLYCCVGSDNVSGGMLATEHLIAHGRRRIAFLGDVELPEPAQRYRGLCEALARHGIAADPQLQVSCPFLPRGGKDAVDTLQARGVAYDAVFAASDLLAMTAIDSLRAHGRRVPEDVAVVGYDDIGQSAYFHPRLTTVRQPVDAAGRALVASLLALIDGKPAPSIQLPTELVVRASAGEEPGRSPR; from the coding sequence ATGGCGAAAGCACGGCAAGACGACTCCACCAGCGATTCCACGAGCGACAGCGCGCAGCGGCGCCTGCAGATGGCCGATATCGCGCGGCTGGCGGGCGTCTCCACGGCCACCGTGTCGCGGGCGCTGAACAACAGCCCGCTCGTCAATGCCGAGACGCGCGGCCGTATCCTCGAACTGGCCGCTTCGCTGAAGTACTCGATCAATATCGGCGCGCAAAACCTGCGCCTGAAGCAGAACCGCACGGTCAGCGTGCTGATTCCTTTCGACCGCAAGAGCCACCAGAACCTGACCGATCCCTTCCTGCTGACGATGCTGGGCAGCCTGGCCGATGCGCTCACCGAGCAGGGCTTCGACATGCTGTTCTCGCGCATTCCCATCGAGGAGCTGGGCGCGGCTGCTTCCGCTCCTTACGATTCGGGGCGCGTGGTCGGCATCATCCTCGTGGGGCAGTGGGGCCGGCACGAGGAACTCAACGAGCTGGCCGCCCGCAAGGTACCGGTCGTCGTGTGGGGTGCCCAGCTGCCGCGGCAGCTGTATTGCTGCGTGGGCAGCGACAATGTCAGCGGCGGAATGCTCGCCACCGAACACCTCATTGCCCACGGGCGCAGGCGCATCGCCTTCCTCGGCGACGTCGAACTGCCGGAGCCGGCGCAACGCTACCGCGGCCTCTGCGAGGCCCTGGCAAGGCACGGCATTGCGGCCGACCCGCAACTGCAGGTGTCGTGCCCGTTCCTGCCGCGCGGCGGCAAGGATGCCGTCGACACCTTGCAGGCGCGCGGCGTCGCCTATGACGCCGTGTTTGCCGCCAGCGACCTGCTGGCGATGACGGCCATCGACAGCCTGCGCGCCCACGGCCGGCGCGTGCCGGAAGACGTGGCCGTCGTCGGCTATGACGATATCGGCCAGTCCGCATATTTCCACCCACGGTTGACGACCGTGCGCCAGCCGGTCGACGCCGCCGGCCGCGCCCTCGTGGCCTCGCTGCTGGCGCTCATCGACGGCAAACCCGCGCCATCGATCCAGCTGCCCACCGAACTCGTCGTGCGTGCCAGCGCCGGCGAAGAACCGGGCCGGTCGCCCCGCTGA